A genomic region of Streptomyces sp. NBC_00247 contains the following coding sequences:
- a CDS encoding helix-turn-helix domain-containing protein, translating into MFSGQKLRAVRENRNISQRKLAARMGVSAFYLSRWEGGRSAPNGVNMVRLLQVLGCELEEVTE; encoded by the coding sequence ATGTTCTCGGGTCAAAAGTTGCGGGCTGTAAGGGAAAATCGCAACATCTCGCAACGCAAGCTGGCCGCTCGGATGGGGGTTAGCGCCTTCTATCTTTCGAGATGGGAAGGCGGCCGATCCGCGCCGAACGGCGTGAACATGGTCCGACTCCTTCAAGTGCTCGGATGCGAATTGGAGGAGGTGACGGAATGA